The Maridesulfovibrio bastinii DSM 16055 sequence TTCGCGGTTGCCGAGTTTTATAAATTCATTTCCACCGGAAATGGCTTCATAGACAGTCATATCCGGTTTAAGCGCGTCACGGTGCTGGTCGACATGGACACATTGCACGGTATCACCGACAGTAAGTTTTCCTGAGTCAGGTTGTTCCTGTCCGGTAATCATTTTGAACAGAGTTGTTTTACCTGCTCCGTTGGGTCCGATGATTCCTACGATTGCCCCGGCGGGTATAATGAAATCCATATTTTCGACAAGAAGTTTATCACCGGCCTGTTTTGTTACTGCTTCGGCAGTAATCACCTGCTTGCCGAGTCGCGGTCCTGAAGGAATAAAAAGTTCCAGTTCTTTTTCCTGCTGGTCGCTGCCCTGTTCGGCCAGAGACTCATAGGCGTTGATACGGGCTTTGCTTTTAGCGTGTCTTCCTTTGGGGGACATGCGTATCCATTCCAGTTCGCGCTGAAGTGTTTTGCGTCTTTTCTGGTCAGCCTTGGCTTCATTGGCAAGGCGTTTCTCTTTCTGCTCAAGCCATGAGGAGTAGTTTCCTTTCCACGGTATACCGCGTCCCCTGTCAAGTTCAAGAATCCATCCGGCAACATTGTCGAGGAAATAGCGGTCATGAGTGACAGCTATGACTGTTCCGGCATATTGCTGGAGGTGCCTCTCAAGCCATGAAACAGATTCAGCATCGAGATGGTTTGTCGGTTCGTCCAGAAGCAGAATATCCGGTTCTTCAAGAAGGAGTCTGCACAATGCGACCCGGCGTTTTTCACCACCTGAGATCACAGAAACAGATGTGTCTCCGGGAGGGCAGCGGAGTGCATCCATTGCCATTTCCAGTCTTGAATCAATATCCCATGCCCCGCAGGAGTCCATTTTTTCCTGAACATCAGCCTGACGCGCAAGCAATGTGTCCATTTCATCGGCTTCCATGGGCTCGGCAAATTTTTCATTGATTTCGTTGAACTCTTTTACAAGGTTCATGGTGTCGCTGACAGCCT is a genomic window containing:
- the ettA gene encoding energy-dependent translational throttle protein EttA, whose protein sequence is MGNEPDKIIYSMVRVSKSYEKKAILKDISLSYFYGAKIGVLGLNGSGKSSLLKILAGVDKNFDGETHISPGYTIGYLEQEPLVDENRTVREVIEEAVSDTMNLVKEFNEINEKFAEPMEADEMDTLLARQADVQEKMDSCGAWDIDSRLEMAMDALRCPPGDTSVSVISGGEKRRVALCRLLLEEPDILLLDEPTNHLDAESVSWLERHLQQYAGTVIAVTHDRYFLDNVAGWILELDRGRGIPWKGNYSSWLEQKEKRLANEAKADQKRRKTLQRELEWIRMSPKGRHAKSKARINAYESLAEQGSDQQEKELELFIPSGPRLGKQVITAEAVTKQAGDKLLVENMDFIIPAGAIVGIIGPNGAGKTTLFKMITGQEQPDSGKLTVGDTVQCVHVDQHRDALKPDMTVYEAISGGNEFIKLGNREINARAYVGKFNLTGSEQQKKCSVLSGGERNRVHLALMLQQGGNVLLLDEPTNDLDVNTMRALEEAVVNFSGCVLVISHDRWFLDRIATHILAFEGDSATYFYEGSYSEYEEDRKKRLGKQADQPHRIKYRRLTR